From Choloepus didactylus isolate mChoDid1 chromosome 19, mChoDid1.pri, whole genome shotgun sequence:
TTGATGTTGCAGAACCTGATGTTCTGCAGTAATGTGAATTCCCACACTGTGAAGGCCTAAAGGGGATTCAGAGCCATTGGTTTATCCTGAAAAGCCTTTTGGTTTATCCTGAAAAGGCTGTTGGTTTTTCAGGGTGCTTAGAGAAAAAGTCTGGAAAGAAACTCTGAACTTTTAATGGCAGTTATTTTGGGGAAATGGGAATTTGGCATCCCTTTTTTACTATAATTATGTACCTGGGCATTATTTGTTACACTGAACATAGATTATTTTTGTAACTAGAAGTAATGAAGATTTAAAACAGTGTATTTGACAAGTTagtgaaaagcaaattaaataagTCAGTTAGATAATAGTACTCTTCAAGAGGCTATTTAACATTGATTTGGACAAGCATATAATCTAAGTTGGATTcttttttaattacttatttgattacttttattttttatttttttattttaattactttttaaattacttattcTCTGCCTTGTTTTCTgaactcctttttaaaaatctaaaaacttCTACAAATGACAGTTCATATTTTGTTGTCCTCTTCcccatagaaaaaaacaaatatacacaACTGAGAAATAATTCTGATATTCTTCTTTCCTGTAAAAAGAATTAAGATAGACCCGTATGATTGTCAAGCTGTGATGCCCAATATGGGCTTTACAATTAAAATTCCAGTTCCTAAGTCAtgctggccacatttcaagtgcttggCAGCCACGTGTGGCTAGAGGCTGCTATACTGGACAGCGGTATGGAATATTCCTATCATTGTAGAAAGCTTTATTGGATAGCACTGGTCTAAGGCATGTAGTTTATATTCTTTCTTCACCTGCCATCTAGTATTGAATAGATGTTCAAAGTACAAATTACTccgtttgaaattattttcatttgactGTTTTGCGTAGTTGATCACCATCAAAATCACAGTTCCACAAAATGCACTCATCTCCAAAGTAGATCAGAAGAATTTCATGGAATGAGCCCGTATAAACTATTCACTTAAAACCATGGAATCCTGAACTCCCATgattctctttgcttctctgtggcTCATTATTAAACACAGAAGGGCTTCACCAGACTCTAGGGACTATCCATTCTCAGGTGAGCAAAATACCTAATACTAAATAGAAATCACACTGTAAGCATTAGGATTTCACtcaactttattttttagtttaaataaattgaccaaTTTCTTTTGGTCACACTTTGCTCCTGTAGGATAAACACCTATTCATCAGAGGTTCTGTATTCTTAAATTACTGTTTCTTTTCCCATCAGTTAATATTCAGGATGAAAAACATGCTATGGGGAAAAAAGTTAGAAGGGTCTCTATTCTGGTGAGGCAAGGAGTACTTTTATGCTTTAgccattgattgtaaactttaaaaatgaatctcTGGTTATCAAGACATGTTGCAAAGtctttatttaaaacataaactaGTTCCTTCTCTCTACTTCTAACTCTCCTCCAAGTCCAgttttcttaataaataaaactaatgGCTCTAGGATGGGCCAGGTCACATAGAGGAAGGACAGACATTGTTCTTACCATTCCATCTCCCATGGGGGGTGGAAGAGAAACCTCTCTCTATAGTTTGAGGCTCCCAGATTCTTCTGTATCTTATATAAATCTGACACTTGAAATGATCTTTGTTTCAAAGAGCTAGTGTCATCAAACACTAATTCTAAAGAGCTGGTCACAGAATTCATTTGGTTCCTAAAAATTGGTTACCGAGCTGAGTTTGTTTTAACTGATCCCATTGATCTCAAAACAGCCTTTATGATGTTGTCCACTAAGGGTGTCTCCAAACTGGTGTTAGAACCCAGGACTTAGTAGCTGAGAATGAATCCTTTTCTGTTGGTTCCAGGCTTTTGGCCTGGACACAGAAACCTTtaagtggagttacaaatgacAGTACAGCTGAAATCATAAACAGCCTTACAACTAATTTCTGTGCAACATCAAATAATTTAGCATTTTCTATATGGCTGAAGACTGGAATTGAAAGTGCTACTACAACTAAGGACAATTATGATGACTTTCTAAATTTACATTCAACTTAAACATATTAGACAATGAAGTTTTTAGAACAGAATGAGGGAAGGAAACATTAATTGAAAATTCACATGACAAGAAAAGAATGGTATCCTCCAAAACAGAGTGTGAGTGAAGGGTAACAGAttacttttagttttaattttagttaaatgattaaatattaaataatttaggGGGAAAATTCCAGCAAGCAATGTAACTGAACCACAGAGTGAAACTTAGGACATTTTATAGAGGATGGAACAGTGGAAGTAATCCCTTTAGAATGAGAATGATAATATTTATATGCTGAAAGCATTGTATCCTTGGTAGTAGTCATCATTTGTGTTTGAAGTCAGGTGGTATAATCCtctgaaagaatatttttgacataaaaaggaattaatcaTTGATTAAGTTTCTATACTGCCCTTGTATTTCCTGCTTCCACCACTTTTACTTTCTTCTCCATGTAATCACTGTATAAACAGATGGCAGAAATGATGGCAGCAGACCAGATGTAAAATATAGCCAATGAAGACattataaataactttaaaatgggcATTTTTAAATTCTAGCCATTATCATACTTCTTGGTAAATACGGGTTTTGGGCTTCTTTTTTCTTGAACCATCTCACAAAGTCttgaaaatttcaaaagatgcagTTCTCCAtggcttcaaaatattttattttttgaagaatgAAGAGATTCCATTATTAACCTTATCTGTTTCATATTCTGTTGGTAATTCTACCAATATAAATTTAGTCTTCATAAATAAAAACATCTTTTCATAGCAGCAAGTCTGTATCCATTATTTTGAAGTTTGCTTTCCAGGGACATTGATGTTCCATCATTAATTAAATCATTTGTTCCCAAAGTAACTTTGTTGGCAAAATGTCAGTAGAGTCTACAGTTCTCTACTAAAATTCAAGCCACTCCGTCATGTAAATACAGTTAGATGGTGAAATCTCACCCCCTTCATggcagtcatcaaaaacctttaagaaagaaaaaataatttatcgtCAAGCTGAAGTTTTGAAACTATTACATCATAGTACAGTCTTAAATGTCAACCACAACTAAAATTTCTGTTAATAAGACCCTACCATTAATTGAAAGCAAGATTTTCAAATTGAAAAGGATTAGGACTGTATTTAGGAACACACTGTAATAAGACCTCCTTGGTGATCATGAGGTTGTTATTGAGAGGCCTTTACTATAGCATTAAGATGACCACGTCCACCTGCTCACCAGGTGAAAGGCTACTCAGGTCACAGGAACACAGGAAGGGAGACCTATAAATATGAAGCCAAGTGTTTCAAGTTTAGCTACCTTTCTAGTATAAGACAAGGAAGGTagtataattttattgaaataaaacacAGACTAGCAGCCCAAGAATCTATTTGCTATGAGGGCTGGGACAGTGCCTACAGCACATGGTTGGTGCTCAAACTATTCGTGGAAGGAATGAACGAAGAGAGGAGCATGCTTCAAGGAAAGAATATTATCatctctgggtttgaatcctggttgtTTCTCTAGTTATATGCTTTTAGGTCTTCTTAAGCCTAAGTTCCTTCACTCTTGAGGGGGAGATAACACCAGTAGTTCCTAGGGACACAGGAAAGATGTAGGAGAGAATGAGAATCATCAAGAACATGTTTGGTCCGTGGTGGGTTCTCCATGAATCCCTGTTCCCTCCCTGCTTAGGGTGTGGTTAGCTCTCATCAAAAGCCACCCATTTCAGGGTCAAGAGCAGAAAACATGTTTCTTTAATTTGGTAATTCCAAGAAAGAATATAAGGCAGGGATGTGTTCTGTAAAGGCCCATTTATCAAGGTTGAATTGTGGAGGTCTGAGCAGTTCTTGGTCAACCCTAAAGAGTCTGAAGCAAAGACTGAAGTGTGCCTGCTCTGTTACATTCTGTGGCACACGCACTTGGTGGCAGTGAGGTATAAAGTGAAGCTACTTGGACTCACCGGGCAGAGTCCACAGGGGGCTCGGACCAAGCCTGTAGGTAGTATGATTGGATTAACTGCTCTGTACAGTTTCATGTGTCCATCTACACTGCCAACTGTGCCTTCTTTGGCAGCGATGATAGTCATCTCCACTTTCCCATCATAAATGAGTGTATTCAAGATGGTTTCGATGTCCTCCATGGACAACTCTACCTAAAAAAGGGAACACATTAGAAAGGATACAAAAAGGACAAAGAGACATCCTTTTGGACAAAAGGGTCACAGTTCCTGGATGAAAGGGGAAGCATTATTCTGGAGAGGAATAATCTAAAGCAAAAAGAGGCTGAACAATGGTCCAAATTAGCACAAATCACCAAAAAGCCAGGACAGAATTTTTAACTTCATGCTAAATTTGACATTTCTGACATTCTGACATCTTCATCCTCCTAAGTAAAATACATAAGTCTTAGAATGTAACATTTCTTTGGCTAGAATTTAATGGAGATGTATAAGATGCTTGAGCAGAAatgtactgtgctggtttgaatctattatgtcccccacacaagccatgttcttttaatccagtcttgtgggtgcagacttattgtgggtgggattttttgattaggttgttttcatggagatgtgactccatccattcagggtgggtcttgattagtttactggagtccttaagacagctcagggagtgagagagagagctcagagccaacacagacccagaaaattggagatgcagagagaaagacatttgaagatgctaagataagagatgaagcccagagaagctaagagaggacccccagatgcttagagagaaacgccctgggagaacaagcatggatgcacagagagacagaagctaagagagacagaagcccagagacattctggagaaagctatttttgaaaccagaacccagaagcaaaggaccagcacacaccagccatgtgccttcccagctgacagagatgttcctgGATACCAGCGGCCTTCAttcagtgaagatatcttcttgttgatgccttagtttggacacttctttggccttagaattgtaaatttgtaacctaataaaacccctttataaaagccaatccatttctggtattttgcataatggcagctttaagcAGATAGGAACAGGTACTTTAGACATCAAATAGTCCAAGCTTCTACTTTATGAggccaggaaaacaaaaataacttcttcaagtGGCCACTTGGAGTTCTTCACTGATTGTGAAAAGCATCCAGCACAGGTCTTGAAAAGCAAATGCTAATAACACCATTTACATCTAATATGtaggaaaataacaataaatggCAACTGATATGATAACAGCTATTTCATACATATGCTGAAATGTCCCTGAGAAAGTCAAGAACTTGTCAGAACAGACTTGTGAATTCTGGGTGGGAAATGCACTGCCAGGCCTCAACTATGCTTGTCCATCAGATGGTACCCGATAGCAACTCCCTTTCCCAAAGGCTTAGGACATATTTCCCAAAGTGGGTTCTGTAGAATGGTCACAGTTATCACCTGAAGAAACAGTTCTGGATCAACCAAACATGTCTGGGATACTCTGTAAACTATGAAGAATAAGTGGAAAACAGTaagatgaaaattatatgaaaaggtAAAGTGAAGTCTGACCTTACTGATCCCCAATTCACAGATATATTTCCACACTTCATGTGATGAAGCAAATGAGCTATTTCTTTGTATCATCGGATTCTGTTTGCTCTCCCGTGCTGTTTCTGCCTATAAGGGTACAGGCATGAGAAATCTCAGTGAGAATATTGGTGTTTACTGGTTACAATTTATACAGTCAAACCAACAACAGAACATATTTTGTTTAGTAAGAATGACCAACTTCAGTATTTTCAAATGTCTATACAATGATATATAAGATTAAACACTCTTTatgaagaaagtttaaaaaataaaattctcgtGATGTTTCCTCTCTTGTGCCTCACCTTGGTTTGTAGGAATTTAAAACACTGTTGGTTAAGCACCTCTACAAATTCGGATTCAAAATCTTGGTCACTGTACCAAGCCCCACCAGTCACAGACCGGTCTGGCTGCAGGTTATAGAGCATATACACCTTCTTTTTTGAGGCCTAGGGAGAAAAACAGGTAAAGCTGATGTATTTAGAAGATAATGGCCTCCAAAAactaagattatttttaaataataaactttatattttagaacagttttggAATTTAGAAATATTGCGACAacaatacagagttcccatataccccacacccagtttcccctattaacattttattttattttattttttttattattatttttttttaaaaagcctttattTACTTTTGATCAGGGAAAGGACAATCTCAATGTCAGCTTGTCACCTAATCATAAATTTGAATTTACAGGATTTACTACCCTAAAGACACTGCACCTACTGACTTTGACAATACAACTTAAAATGAAACAATCTCCCTTCAGTTCCCTAAGGTTGCGTTTAAAGAACAGAGAATCCCTTGTGATAGCCAACATTGGTACTTGGCCTAGGTTATAAGGTCGAAcagcaacaaagaaacaaacaaggcTAAGAGCATTGAAACTTAATAGCCCAGCAAATACAAACATCATAGAAACGTTGCAGGCACCAAACTTTTAACAGCGGGTTCAACATAAAAAGTAGT
This genomic window contains:
- the POLR3F gene encoding DNA-directed RNA polymerase III subunit RPC6 isoform X1 — protein: MAEVKVKVQPPDTDPVEIENRIIELCHQFPHGITDQVIQNEMPHIEAQQRAMAINRLLSMGQLDLLRSNTGLLYRIKDSQNAGKMKGSDNQEKLVYQIIEDAGNKGIWSRDIRYKSNLPLTEINKILKNLESKKLIKAVKSVAASKKKVYMLYNLQPDRSVTGGAWYSDQDFESEFVEVLNQQCFKFLQTKAETARESKQNPMIQRNSSFASSHEVWKYICELGISKVELSMEDIETILNTLIYDGKVEMTIIAAKEGTVGSVDGHMKLYRAVNPIILPTGLVRAPCGLCPVFDDCHEGGEISPSNCIYMTEWLEF